One window of Nocardioides dongkuii genomic DNA carries:
- a CDS encoding MFS transporter has translation MTRIQHEKAPTSSVMTSPGRLRLMAFTVASAAFITSLTQALVVPVLPGLPRELGVSASTASWLVTVTVVVGAVANPLLGRLGDQYGRKRMLVLAIGAFVLGSLICAATSDLSLLLVGRAIQGLSTASIPLGIGVMAQILPGTRRAAGIALVSAMLGIGGAVGLPLAGLIAGRWGLAGVFGTSAVTGVLVLVATVCLVPDVRPETREREVDWTGGVLLAVALVATLIPMSQGATWGWGSPATLGLLVAAVLLLPAFCVLELRTAHPIVDVRLAVLRPTLLTNVAALALGGAFFLSFLSANTLFQLPTSAPNGFGRTVVEAGLLMLPGGAAVAAAAPLATRLISRHGARFALLVACLTVAAGFVLEFIPSVEIWQIVLSNVVVSAGIGVAYSAMPALILDTSPADQAAAASGVNALARNFGSALGSAFFGMYAASALIGPAGLTVLNIVGATAAVGALLATVAIPRSEPSFRQLA, from the coding sequence ATGACCAGGATCCAGCACGAGAAGGCCCCGACCTCATCGGTGATGACCAGCCCGGGCCGCCTGCGCCTGATGGCGTTCACCGTCGCCAGCGCCGCGTTCATCACCTCCCTCACTCAGGCCCTCGTCGTGCCGGTGCTGCCCGGCCTGCCACGCGAGCTGGGGGTCTCGGCGTCGACCGCCAGCTGGCTGGTCACCGTCACCGTGGTCGTGGGGGCGGTGGCGAATCCGCTCCTGGGCCGCCTCGGCGACCAGTACGGACGCAAGCGGATGCTGGTCTTGGCGATCGGCGCGTTCGTTCTCGGCTCGCTGATCTGCGCGGCGACCTCCGACCTGTCCCTCCTCCTCGTCGGACGAGCCATCCAGGGCTTGTCCACCGCGTCGATCCCCTTGGGAATCGGGGTGATGGCCCAGATCCTGCCGGGGACTCGACGGGCAGCCGGCATCGCCCTGGTCAGCGCCATGCTCGGGATCGGCGGAGCCGTCGGCCTCCCTCTCGCTGGCCTGATCGCCGGTCGATGGGGACTCGCGGGCGTCTTCGGCACGTCGGCCGTCACCGGCGTGCTCGTCCTGGTAGCGACAGTCTGTCTCGTTCCCGACGTCCGGCCCGAGACCCGGGAGAGGGAGGTCGACTGGACAGGCGGCGTGCTCCTGGCTGTCGCCCTCGTCGCCACTTTGATCCCCATGAGCCAGGGCGCTACCTGGGGATGGGGCTCCCCGGCGACCTTAGGGCTCCTTGTCGCGGCAGTCCTGCTGCTACCGGCGTTCTGCGTGCTGGAGTTGCGCACGGCGCACCCGATCGTCGACGTCCGGCTCGCCGTGCTGAGACCCACCCTGCTCACCAACGTGGCGGCACTCGCTCTCGGAGGCGCGTTCTTCCTCAGCTTCCTCTCCGCGAACACCCTCTTCCAGTTGCCGACGTCAGCGCCGAACGGCTTCGGCCGCACGGTCGTCGAGGCCGGGCTGCTGATGCTGCCGGGAGGAGCGGCCGTCGCCGCTGCCGCCCCCCTGGCGACTCGGCTCATCTCCCGCCACGGCGCTCGCTTCGCCCTCCTTGTCGCATGCCTGACTGTCGCGGCCGGCTTCGTCCTGGAGTTCATCCCGAGCGTGGAGATCTGGCAGATCGTCCTGAGCAACGTCGTCGTCTCCGCCGGGATCGGAGTGGCCTACTCGGCCATGCCTGCACTCATCCTCGACACCTCACCGGCTGACCAAGCTGCCGCGGCCAGCGGCGTCAACGCACTGGCACGAAACTTCGGCAGTGCCCTCGGTAGCGCCTTCTTCGGCATGTACGCCGCGAGCGCCCTCATTGGCCCGGCGGGACTCACCGTGCTGAACATCGTCGGAGCGACAGCCGCCGTTGGCGCTCTCCTGGCCACGGTAGCGATCCCTCGCAGCGAACCCTCATTCCGCCAACTGGCGTGA
- a CDS encoding MBL fold metallo-hydrolase, giving the protein MRASDGRLELTWLGHSTVVIDLAGSRLLTDPLLRTHNNVLRRRGVRPRPPQWADPDAVLLSHLHLDHAELRSLRMLPGVPVLTGSRNAAWVRRQGLLGQGAEEWTNVGAVQVRLVPAVHHGRPMPHRPNEAHGHLVRSAGTTLWVAGDTAWYERMAELPALAGTERLDVAIVPIGGWGPRLSANHMGPAEAARACAVTGARYALPVHWGTLHPPLMATFGDWFERPLAAFEAEVSAGAPGCRVIRLGHGETWSPEGDRDA; this is encoded by the coding sequence GTGCGCGCGTCCGACGGCCGGCTGGAGCTCACGTGGCTGGGCCACTCGACGGTGGTGATCGACCTCGCGGGATCCCGGCTGCTGACCGACCCCCTGCTGCGGACCCACAACAACGTGCTGCGCCGCAGGGGGGTGCGGCCGAGACCTCCGCAGTGGGCCGATCCCGACGCGGTGCTCCTCTCCCACCTGCACCTCGACCATGCCGAGCTCCGGTCCCTGCGGATGCTTCCGGGGGTGCCCGTCCTGACCGGGAGCCGCAACGCGGCCTGGGTGCGCCGGCAGGGCCTGCTCGGCCAGGGGGCGGAGGAGTGGACCAACGTGGGCGCCGTGCAGGTGCGCCTGGTGCCCGCCGTCCACCACGGCCGCCCGATGCCGCACCGTCCCAACGAGGCCCATGGGCACCTGGTGCGCTCAGCCGGGACCACGCTGTGGGTGGCCGGGGACACCGCCTGGTACGAGCGGATGGCCGAGCTGCCTGCGCTGGCCGGGACTGAGCGGCTGGACGTGGCGATCGTCCCGATCGGTGGGTGGGGCCCCCGGCTGTCGGCCAACCACATGGGACCGGCGGAGGCGGCGCGGGCGTGTGCCGTGACCGGGGCGCGCTACGCCCTGCCGGTGCACTGGGGCACCTTGCACCCGCCCCTGATGGCGACCTTCGGCGACTGGTTCGAGCGACCCCTCGCTGCCTTCGAGGCGGAGGTCTCGGCCGGGGCGCCGGGCTGCCGGGTGATCAGGCTGGGGCACGGGGAGACCTGGTCACCCGAAGGTGACCGGGACGCCTGA
- a CDS encoding FAD-dependent oxidoreductase, which translates to MTRSYDVVVVGSGFGGSVSALRLTEKGYRVGVLEAGRRWSDEEFLHQTSRDTLWAPRLGMFGPMRLSMLGEISLFSACGVGGGSLIYGNTLYEPHDAFYADPRWSHITDWRSELAPYYDQARRMLGVARNPRTWPADDVLHEIAEELGVEETFHPTDVGVHFDEDSPERETPDPYFGGAGPARHGCRHCARCTSGCPYNAKNTLPKNYLHLAEQAGATVHELTEVTGVRPRPGGGYTITTRRPGRLRRPAETVEADQVIFAAAALGTQKLLHRLRQDGSLPGISPRVGELARSNSEAIVVATAREPRDFARGVAITSSIHPEPFTHVEMVHASESQDAMAVMNMPLVDGGRGRLPRFVWQSLRHPRAFRRVRRRDLSAQRTVSLLVMQSLDNSLTSYLRRGKLRTRHGSGPRNPSWIPMAHDIVRRYAEKIDGDPVTLASDIVGRPATAHYIGGAVISDSPETGVVDPYHRLHGYDGLHVIDGSTIGANLGVNPALTITAMSERALALWPNKGEADPRPSRGAAYRPVAPVPPRRPTVPDDAPGALRLPLHVV; encoded by the coding sequence GTGACGAGGTCGTACGACGTGGTGGTGGTCGGCTCGGGGTTCGGGGGCAGCGTGAGCGCCCTGCGCCTGACCGAGAAGGGCTACCGCGTGGGCGTGCTCGAGGCCGGCCGGCGGTGGAGCGACGAGGAGTTCCTCCACCAGACCTCGCGCGACACGCTCTGGGCGCCGCGGCTGGGCATGTTCGGGCCGATGCGGCTCAGCATGCTCGGCGAGATCTCGCTGTTCAGCGCGTGCGGGGTGGGCGGCGGCTCGCTGATCTACGGCAACACGCTCTACGAGCCCCACGACGCGTTCTACGCCGACCCGCGGTGGTCGCACATCACCGACTGGCGCAGCGAGCTCGCGCCGTACTACGACCAGGCGAGGCGGATGCTCGGCGTGGCCCGCAACCCCCGCACCTGGCCGGCCGACGACGTCCTCCACGAGATCGCCGAGGAGCTCGGCGTCGAGGAGACGTTCCACCCGACCGACGTCGGGGTGCACTTCGACGAGGACTCACCGGAGCGCGAGACGCCCGACCCGTACTTCGGCGGCGCCGGCCCGGCCCGCCACGGCTGCCGCCACTGCGCCCGCTGCACCAGCGGCTGCCCCTACAACGCCAAGAACACGCTGCCGAAGAACTACCTCCACCTCGCCGAGCAGGCCGGGGCCACCGTTCACGAGCTCACCGAGGTCACCGGCGTCCGGCCGCGCCCCGGGGGCGGCTACACGATCACCACCCGCCGTCCCGGGCGGCTGCGCCGGCCCGCGGAGACCGTCGAGGCCGACCAGGTGATCTTCGCGGCCGCAGCGCTCGGCACCCAGAAGCTGCTGCACCGGCTGCGGCAGGACGGCTCCCTGCCGGGGATCTCCCCCCGGGTCGGCGAGCTTGCCCGCTCCAACTCCGAGGCGATCGTGGTGGCGACGGCGCGCGAGCCGCGCGACTTCGCCCGCGGCGTCGCGATCACCTCCTCCATCCACCCCGAGCCGTTCACGCACGTCGAGATGGTGCACGCCAGCGAGAGCCAGGACGCGATGGCGGTGATGAACATGCCGCTCGTCGACGGCGGCCGCGGGCGACTCCCCCGGTTCGTCTGGCAGTCGCTGCGCCACCCGCGGGCCTTCCGGCGGGTACGCCGCAGGGACCTGTCCGCGCAGCGCACCGTGTCGCTGCTCGTCATGCAGTCGCTCGACAACTCGCTGACGTCGTACCTGCGCCGCGGCAAGCTCCGCACCCGGCACGGCAGCGGCCCGCGCAACCCCTCCTGGATCCCGATGGCCCACGACATCGTGCGGCGCTACGCCGAGAAGATCGACGGCGACCCGGTCACCCTGGCCTCCGACATCGTCGGTAGGCCGGCCACCGCCCACTACATCGGCGGCGCCGTCATCAGCGACTCCCCCGAGACCGGCGTCGTCGACCCCTACCACCGGCTGCACGGGTACGACGGGCTGCACGTCATCGACGGCTCCACGATCGGCGCCAACCTCGGGGTGAACCCCGCGCTCACCATCACCGCGATGTCCGAGCGCGCGCTCGCCCTGTGGCCCAACAAGGGCGAGGCCGACCCGCGACCTTCCCGCGGCGCGGCGTACCGCCCGGTCGCACCCGTCCCGCCCCGCCGTCCCACCGTCCCCGACGACGCCCCCGGCGCGCTGCGGTTGCCCCTGCACGTGGTCTGA
- a CDS encoding acyl-CoA dehydrogenase family protein: protein MTARRVLPTEEAVDLVRLVRQIAADELAPRAAAAEAAEEFPRDVFRTLGRAGLLGLPYPEELGGGGLSYEVYLQVLEEIAAVWASVGVGVSVHALSCFGLATRGTAEQQQRWLPDMLGGELLGAYCLSEAHAGSDPAAMTTSATLTGDEYVLRGAKAWTTHGGHADFYKVMARTSGAPGDRGGISCFLVPADSAGLSADPPERKMGLTGSATATVRFDDVRVPVERRLGAEGDGLRIALAGLDSGRLGIAAVAVGLAQGALDAAVAYAQERTTFGRRIIDHQGLAFLLADMEVAVASARATTLHAARLKDAGLPFSREASVAKLLATDHAMKVTTDAVQVLGGYGYTRDFPVERYMREAKVMQIFEGTNQIQRLVISRGLDTTDHGAVVRTPGRS, encoded by the coding sequence GTGACCGCCCGCCGTGTGCTGCCCACCGAGGAAGCCGTGGACCTGGTCCGCCTGGTCCGCCAGATCGCGGCGGACGAGCTGGCCCCGCGAGCCGCGGCTGCGGAGGCGGCCGAGGAGTTCCCCCGCGACGTCTTCCGCACCCTGGGCCGCGCCGGCCTGCTCGGGCTGCCCTACCCCGAGGAGCTCGGCGGCGGCGGCCTGTCGTACGAGGTCTACCTCCAGGTGCTCGAGGAGATCGCCGCGGTCTGGGCGAGCGTGGGCGTGGGCGTCTCCGTGCACGCGCTGTCCTGCTTCGGGCTCGCGACCCGCGGCACCGCGGAGCAGCAGCAGCGCTGGCTGCCCGACATGCTCGGCGGCGAGCTGCTCGGCGCGTACTGCCTCTCCGAGGCGCACGCCGGCTCCGACCCGGCGGCGATGACCACGTCGGCCACCCTGACGGGCGACGAGTACGTCCTGCGCGGCGCCAAGGCCTGGACGACGCACGGCGGCCACGCCGACTTCTACAAGGTGATGGCCCGTACGTCGGGCGCGCCCGGCGACCGCGGCGGCATCTCCTGCTTCCTCGTGCCCGCCGACTCCGCGGGCCTGTCCGCGGACCCGCCGGAGCGCAAGATGGGGCTCACCGGCTCCGCGACCGCGACGGTCCGGTTCGACGACGTCCGGGTCCCCGTGGAGCGCCGGCTCGGCGCGGAGGGCGACGGGCTGCGGATCGCCCTCGCCGGCCTCGACTCCGGCCGGCTCGGCATCGCCGCCGTGGCGGTGGGGCTCGCCCAGGGCGCCCTCGACGCCGCGGTCGCCTACGCGCAGGAGCGCACGACGTTCGGCCGCCGGATCATCGACCACCAGGGACTGGCGTTCCTGCTGGCCGACATGGAGGTGGCCGTCGCGTCCGCCCGGGCGACCACGCTGCACGCCGCCCGGCTCAAGGACGCCGGCCTGCCGTTCTCCCGCGAGGCCTCGGTCGCCAAGCTGCTCGCGACCGACCACGCGATGAAGGTGACGACCGACGCCGTCCAGGTCCTCGGCGGGTACGGCTACACCCGCGACTTCCCCGTCGAGCGCTACATGCGCGAGGCGAAGGTGATGCAGATCTTCGAGGGCACCAACCAGATCCAGCGCCTGGTGATCTCCCGCGGCCTCGACACCACCGACCACGGCGCGGTCGTCAGGACGCCGGGTCGATCCTGA
- a CDS encoding tyrosine-type recombinase/integrase produces MERRRPRRPDRPRSRHQDRGGRPRACPPGRAGGAAGATCGDLRDRRLGLGTTRFDTKLGQPREVGNVLRAIRRTLADARPTWAGSHTFRRTVATWMDADGAPLAEIANQLGHVDVNTTGGYLDRRQARRGPPA; encoded by the coding sequence CTGGAACGACGTCGACCTCGACGCCCGGACCGTCCGCGTTCGCGGCACCAAGACCGTGGCGGCCGACCGCGTGCTTGCCCTCCCGGACGAGCTGGCGGAGCGGCTGGCGCGACGTGCGGAGACCTACGGGACCGACGGCTTGGCCTCGGCACGACCCGCTTCGACACCAAGCTGGGTCAGCCCCGGGAAGTCGGCAACGTCCTGCGTGCGATCCGGCGGACGCTGGCTGACGCTCGACCCACCTGGGCCGGCTCGCACACGTTCCGACGCACCGTGGCTACGTGGATGGACGCCGACGGCGCGCCGCTCGCAGAGATTGCCAACCAGCTCGGCCACGTCGACGTCAACACGACCGGCGGCTACCTCGACCGGCGACAGGCCCGACGAGGGCCGCCAGCGTGA
- a CDS encoding phage holin family protein encodes MASDAPVSRRARRRGRGRFVLADLGRLLATWLVSTGILWVTAGLLPDLEASSLGSLAGVSAVSGVVGFVVRPLLVEVSVRLGWLTVLPLAFGGQGVVMHLAMLVVPGITATWTAAFVASWLCAAGGTIAAYLLTAGTDESLTTALARRGRPVRPPDPEVDGLLVVQLDGVPFPVLRWAVQAGGVPTIRRWVTSGAYHLREWTPQLPCTTPASQLGLLHGTVAGIPGFRWYDRELGRVLVANHPADARLIEERASNGRGLLCEDGVSISNLFSGDAENALLTMSRASVRLGSPQTRRALAWFMLTPTGFTRSLTRTVGEVAKERWQAHAQARYEVVPRVRRSWTFALLRAVTNVLLRDLNTALIAEEMQRGRKVIYVDYVDYDEVAHHAGLFRHESLAVLEGLDRVLAQLELLTEHAARRYRLVVVSDHGQSQGQPFADRYGLELSALCTELMGEGVHSYEETDEGWSRAHALVQDIGEEGVAGRLTAPARRRIDRERESDGRGGHAPGHAVVLGSGNLGLFYVPGETRQSLHTLTARWPRLLPGLCEHPGVGFVAGIDEHGVPWAYGDGGRVDLASGAVIGTDPLGRFGEHARRLLLRAVLDPKAPDLYVNSSLDEPTLDIAAFEELVGAHGGLGGWQDSAVLLAPQDLAGSVPERVEGADQLHQVLLGFLRQSGQRLESGASESGVPVTFG; translated from the coding sequence ATGGCGAGCGACGCACCGGTCTCCAGACGGGCCCGCCGACGAGGTCGAGGACGGTTCGTCCTCGCCGACCTCGGGCGGCTGCTCGCCACCTGGCTGGTCTCCACCGGCATCCTGTGGGTGACCGCCGGGCTGCTCCCCGACCTCGAGGCCTCCTCGCTGGGGAGCCTGGCCGGGGTCTCGGCGGTCAGCGGCGTCGTCGGCTTCGTGGTGCGGCCGCTCCTGGTGGAGGTCAGCGTCCGCCTCGGCTGGCTGACGGTGCTCCCCCTGGCCTTCGGCGGCCAGGGAGTCGTGATGCACCTCGCGATGCTCGTCGTCCCGGGGATCACCGCGACCTGGACGGCCGCCTTCGTGGCGAGCTGGCTCTGCGCCGCCGGCGGGACGATCGCGGCCTACCTCCTCACCGCCGGCACCGACGAGTCGCTCACCACCGCGCTCGCCCGTCGTGGCCGGCCCGTCCGGCCCCCCGACCCGGAGGTCGACGGCCTGCTCGTCGTCCAGCTCGACGGGGTGCCGTTCCCGGTGCTGCGCTGGGCCGTGCAGGCCGGCGGGGTGCCGACGATCCGCCGGTGGGTGACCTCCGGCGCCTACCACCTCCGCGAGTGGACCCCGCAGCTTCCCTGCACCACCCCGGCCAGCCAGCTCGGCCTGCTGCACGGCACCGTGGCCGGGATCCCGGGCTTCCGGTGGTACGACCGCGAGCTCGGCCGGGTCCTGGTCGCCAACCACCCCGCGGACGCGCGCCTCATCGAGGAGCGGGCGAGCAACGGCCGGGGCCTGCTCTGCGAGGACGGGGTGTCGATCTCGAACCTCTTCTCCGGAGACGCCGAGAACGCGCTCCTGACGATGAGCCGGGCGAGCGTCCGTCTCGGCTCGCCCCAGACGAGGAGGGCGCTGGCCTGGTTCATGCTCACCCCCACGGGCTTCACCCGCAGCCTCACCCGCACGGTCGGCGAGGTGGCGAAGGAGCGCTGGCAGGCCCACGCCCAGGCGCGGTACGAGGTGGTGCCGCGCGTGCGCAGGAGCTGGACCTTCGCGCTGCTCCGGGCCGTGACCAACGTCCTGCTGCGCGACCTCAACACCGCGCTGATCGCCGAGGAGATGCAGCGCGGGCGCAAGGTGATCTACGTCGACTACGTCGACTACGACGAGGTCGCGCACCACGCCGGGCTCTTCCGGCACGAGTCCCTGGCCGTCCTCGAGGGCCTGGACCGGGTGCTGGCCCAGCTGGAGCTGCTCACCGAGCACGCGGCCCGGCGTTACCGCCTGGTCGTCGTCTCCGACCACGGCCAGTCCCAGGGTCAGCCGTTCGCCGACCGCTACGGCCTGGAGCTCTCCGCCCTCTGCACCGAGCTGATGGGCGAGGGCGTGCACAGCTACGAGGAGACCGACGAGGGCTGGAGCAGGGCCCACGCGCTGGTCCAGGACATCGGGGAGGAGGGGGTCGCGGGGCGGCTCACGGCTCCGGCCCGCCGCCGGATCGACCGGGAGCGGGAGAGCGACGGCCGGGGCGGCCATGCTCCCGGCCACGCCGTCGTCCTCGGCTCGGGCAACCTGGGGCTCTTCTACGTGCCGGGCGAGACCCGCCAGAGCCTCCACACGCTGACGGCCCGCTGGCCGCGACTGCTTCCCGGGCTGTGCGAGCACCCGGGCGTGGGGTTCGTCGCCGGGATAGACGAGCACGGGGTCCCCTGGGCCTACGGGGACGGGGGCCGGGTCGACCTGGCCTCGGGCGCGGTCATCGGCACCGACCCCCTGGGCCGGTTCGGCGAGCACGCCAGGCGGCTGCTGCTCCGTGCGGTGCTGGACCCGAAGGCGCCCGACCTCTACGTCAACAGCTCCCTGGACGAGCCGACCCTCGACATCGCGGCCTTCGAGGAGCTGGTCGGGGCGCACGGCGGCCTGGGCGGGTGGCAGGACAGCGCGGTCCTCCTGGCGCCGCAGGACCTCGCCGGCTCCGTGCCGGAGCGCGTGGAGGGCGCCGACCAGCTCCACCAGGTGCTGCTGGGGTTCCTCCGGCAGTCCGGCCAGCGTCTCGAGTCGGGGGCGTCCGAGTCAGGCGTCCCGGTCACCTTCGGGTGA
- a CDS encoding SDR family NAD(P)-dependent oxidoreductase, with amino-acid sequence MTRIQTPFTDTTTALEVVQDVDLTGRRAIVTGGASGIGLETARALAHAGAQVTLAVRNVAAGRRAAEDIARTSGRDDVAVTHLDLADLTTIDAFTAAWEGPLAILVNNAGVMDTPHGTTAQGWETQFGTNHLGHFALATGLHAALTAAGDARVVSLSSMSHAVSPVVFDDLFFERRAYDPGLAYGQSKTATSLFAVEASRRWAGDGITANALMPGGVWTPLQRHWDAEQRAAAEQEVSQGEAAGAFHMKTPEQGAATSVLLAASPLVAGIGGRYFEDCNEAEVVDELHGIHGVLPHALDPDDARRLWDVSVELVDAARAA; translated from the coding sequence ATGACACGTATTCAGACCCCCTTTACCGACACCACCACTGCCCTCGAGGTCGTCCAGGACGTCGACCTCACCGGACGCCGCGCGATCGTGACGGGAGGCGCGTCCGGCATCGGCCTCGAGACCGCCCGCGCACTCGCCCACGCCGGCGCCCAAGTCACCCTCGCCGTCCGCAACGTTGCGGCGGGCCGGCGCGCCGCCGAGGACATCGCGCGCACCAGCGGGCGCGACGACGTCGCCGTGACCCACCTCGACCTCGCCGACCTGACCACGATCGACGCCTTCACCGCCGCCTGGGAAGGTCCGCTGGCGATCCTCGTCAACAACGCCGGCGTCATGGACACCCCGCACGGGACCACCGCCCAGGGTTGGGAGACCCAGTTCGGCACCAACCACCTCGGGCACTTCGCCCTGGCCACCGGGCTGCACGCCGCGCTCACGGCCGCCGGCGACGCCCGCGTCGTGTCGCTGTCATCGATGAGTCACGCCGTCTCCCCCGTGGTGTTCGACGACCTCTTCTTCGAGCGCCGCGCCTACGACCCCGGTCTGGCCTACGGCCAGTCCAAGACGGCCACCTCCCTGTTCGCCGTCGAGGCCAGCCGCCGCTGGGCCGGCGACGGCATCACCGCCAACGCCCTGATGCCGGGCGGCGTGTGGACCCCGTTACAGCGACACTGGGACGCCGAGCAGCGCGCCGCCGCCGAGCAGGAGGTCAGCCAGGGCGAGGCCGCCGGGGCGTTCCACATGAAGACCCCTGAGCAGGGCGCCGCCACGTCGGTCCTGCTAGCCGCATCCCCCCTGGTCGCCGGGATCGGGGGCCGCTACTTCGAGGACTGCAACGAGGCCGAGGTCGTCGACGAGCTCCACGGCATCCACGGCGTGCTGCCGCACGCCCTCGACCCCGACGACGCCCGCCGGCTGTGGGACGTCTCGGTCGAGCTGGTCGATGCGGCTCGCGCCGCCTGA
- a CDS encoding aldehyde dehydrogenase family protein produces MSHHLSLDPASRPRPRFLDGAPKQLFIGGEWRPAGSGQTLTTIDPMTEQVITSIASADAADVDLAVAAARRAFESDEWSAITPYQRGLYLSQIADVIEANADELATLDSLDMGGPFALTRWMVGNAIETYRHYAGWPTKIYGQTAPSAPGQFNYVVRQPLGVTVAITPWNGPFLQMSWKVAPALATGNTVVAKPAQQTSLSALRFAELLAQTDLPRGVFNIITGEGGVAGEALIQHPDVNKVSFTGSTAVGKHLLAASAVNVKRLTLELGGKSPTIVFADADLPAAAKAAAGDFLNGSGQSCVAGTRIFVEEPVREEFSALLAEEMATYVTGDPFHPDTVIGPLASRAHYDRVVSYFDVARDAGATITTGGVEDPDGGLFVAPTLVENVTNDARIAQEEVFGPVAVLIPFNGVDEVVRMSNDSIYGLASYVWTRDLSQAHTVAARLEAGSVFINSTAQMSSGILPFGGFKQSGIGREHGTDVIDAFTETKTVVVNL; encoded by the coding sequence ATGTCCCACCACCTCTCCCTCGACCCGGCCTCGCGTCCTCGCCCCCGGTTCCTCGACGGCGCGCCCAAGCAGCTCTTCATCGGCGGCGAGTGGCGTCCCGCCGGCTCGGGCCAGACCCTCACCACGATTGACCCGATGACCGAGCAGGTCATCACGTCCATCGCCTCGGCCGACGCCGCGGACGTCGACCTCGCCGTCGCGGCGGCCCGCCGCGCCTTCGAGAGCGACGAGTGGTCCGCCATCACCCCCTACCAGCGGGGGCTGTACCTCTCGCAGATCGCGGACGTCATCGAGGCCAACGCCGACGAGCTCGCCACGCTGGACAGCCTCGACATGGGCGGCCCCTTCGCTCTGACCCGGTGGATGGTCGGGAACGCCATCGAGACCTACCGCCACTACGCCGGCTGGCCCACCAAGATCTACGGCCAGACCGCGCCCTCGGCGCCGGGCCAGTTCAACTACGTCGTCCGCCAGCCGCTCGGCGTCACGGTGGCCATCACCCCGTGGAACGGCCCGTTCCTGCAGATGTCGTGGAAGGTCGCCCCCGCGCTGGCCACGGGCAACACCGTCGTGGCCAAGCCGGCACAGCAGACCTCCCTGAGCGCCCTGCGCTTCGCCGAGCTCCTCGCGCAGACCGACCTCCCCCGCGGCGTCTTCAACATCATCACGGGCGAAGGTGGCGTCGCGGGTGAGGCCCTCATCCAGCACCCGGACGTGAACAAGGTGAGCTTCACCGGGTCGACCGCCGTGGGCAAGCACCTGCTGGCGGCATCGGCGGTCAACGTCAAGCGGCTCACGCTCGAGCTCGGCGGGAAGTCGCCGACGATCGTCTTCGCCGACGCAGACCTGCCGGCCGCGGCGAAGGCCGCCGCGGGTGACTTCCTCAACGGGTCCGGCCAGAGCTGTGTCGCCGGCACCCGCATCTTCGTGGAGGAGCCGGTGCGCGAGGAGTTCTCGGCCCTGCTCGCCGAGGAGATGGCGACCTACGTCACCGGCGACCCCTTCCACCCGGACACCGTGATCGGGCCGCTGGCGTCGCGGGCGCACTACGACCGCGTCGTCTCCTACTTCGACGTCGCTCGGGACGCAGGCGCCACGATCACCACCGGCGGCGTCGAGGACCCGGACGGCGGCCTCTTCGTGGCCCCGACGCTGGTCGAGAACGTCACCAACGACGCGCGCATCGCCCAGGAGGAGGTCTTCGGCCCGGTCGCGGTCCTCATCCCGTTCAACGGCGTCGACGAGGTCGTCCGGATGAGCAACGACAGCATCTACGGACTCGCGTCGTACGTGTGGACCAGGGACCTCTCCCAGGCCCACACCGTCGCGGCGCGTCTCGAGGCCGGCTCCGTGTTCATCAACAGCACTGCCCAGATGAGCTCCGGCATCCTCCCGTTCGGCGGGTTCAAGCAGTCCGGAATCGGGCGCGAGCACGGTACCGACGTCATCGACGCCTTCACCGAGACCAAGACCGTCGTCGTCAACCTCTGA
- a CDS encoding TetR family transcriptional regulator, whose protein sequence is MRDGKLSRDRLLRAATEEFAAHGIAGARVDRIATAAGVNKAQMYSWYGSKDGLFDTVFAHHLDKIVDAVPFDAKDLPGYAVALYDSYLSDVELVRLAVWNRLERVPVGALLAGGLTASKFEDIERAQQAGHVVADLRPEDVYALVIALAGTWSPVSVTVTASADDPDADHQRRKAALRDTVTRALVP, encoded by the coding sequence ATGCGAGACGGAAAACTGAGCAGGGATCGGCTGCTGCGCGCGGCGACGGAGGAGTTCGCCGCCCACGGCATCGCCGGCGCCCGGGTCGACCGGATCGCTACCGCGGCCGGAGTGAACAAGGCCCAGATGTACAGCTGGTACGGCTCGAAGGACGGCCTGTTCGACACGGTCTTCGCCCACCACCTCGACAAGATCGTCGACGCGGTCCCGTTCGACGCCAAGGACCTGCCGGGCTACGCGGTCGCGCTGTACGACTCCTACCTCAGCGACGTCGAGCTGGTCCGGCTCGCGGTCTGGAACCGGCTGGAGCGGGTCCCGGTCGGTGCCCTGCTCGCCGGGGGGCTGACCGCCTCCAAGTTCGAGGACATCGAGCGGGCGCAGCAGGCCGGGCACGTCGTCGCCGACCTGCGTCCCGAGGACGTCTACGCCCTCGTCATCGCCCTGGCCGGCACGTGGTCGCCGGTCAGCGTCACCGTGACCGCCTCGGCGGACGACCCCGACGCCGACCACCAGCGGCGCAAAGCCGCTCTCCGCGACACCGTGACTCGGGCCCTGGTCCCGTAG